Below is a genomic region from Castanea sativa cultivar Marrone di Chiusa Pesio chromosome 2, ASM4071231v1.
atatgtaaagttaaaaccacctcaagatgaatatgtatagacaatattttagtttcgatttttcattgatttcttatttagttataacattaaaattaaagtaaatgaatatgtaaagttaaataaattaagatgaattgtttctcaaaaaaaaaatcaattaagatgaatttgtaaagccaatatatttacatatttaatattgtcaaaaaaattaatggtaaaaaaaaaaaagaataataatgtGTTCAATGACGTAACAGATAAGGAAGTTCAAAAAtagcataataataataaatgctcctcttaaacttttaaatataatatttatagatAAATTTGGTAGCTAGGCTATTCGTGAATAAATTCCCAGAATCTagttaatcctttttttttttttttttgaaaggtagTTAATCCATTTAAGGCATACAATCCTTAAGTTGATATTATCCATCGTGCAATGTGGCGGCTTGGAACCTGGTCCCTGTCAGAATGGGGATTTGGATAGAGTGCAGCAATTGTGCAGTTACCCATTTTTTACtcacaaaacaaattttaataacttttttactttatttatttaatggttaatattgaaagtttttttttttaactaaaaggTAAAACAGGTCTTCTAATTTCCTTTAgattttatttcagttttttaattttgttttcgttcattttagttttttaagttTCAGATTTACGCAATTAAGgcatttttgttaaattttgaaaaaaaaaaatgtgaaaaatattttttaattattaattgaatttttttaatttaaaaaatttgaagaaaaatttataaaattaaaaatttaaccacaacatataataaaagttgatggaaaagttttaattgaataaacttaaaagttaaagaactgaaatgaataaaagcaaaattagagaactgaaatgaaatctaaagaaattttagaaattcagatttgcattttatcttttttttttttttttctcaacttaAATTTAGCCATTGAGAGTGAGTATTGCGTCATATCTCAATCTTAAAACTGCACAGTTTTCCATGCACGTCACAGTAAATTCACGGAGAAGTCAACCAAATTCGCTACCATCTGGTTCTGGGATATTCTGCTCATACATGATTAGCTTAGAGAAGAAATTGACTTATTATTAACAGTTGAATTTTTCACACCATCTCTCAATAGAACTGACATTCACTTTTTGGACctacaacaaacaaacaaaaaagaatataaagaaaaaagaaaaaagaaaaaagagatcgGCACTATTTTTATTGCACTATTTATATGAAAGAATAACGGGTAGGTTTTTAAATCATCTTTGTTGTTGCCAGGAAGCTTTCGTGTGGTGGATTGCTTCGATCTGGTACTTCTTGAGCTAATTATGCTGTCAAAGGAAGTCTACACATGCATAACAAAGATTTAGctgtttacccaaaaaaaaaaataacaaagattTAGCTTGCATTACTGTTGGCAACCCAAATAAAGGTCTGTTTTTGTTGAGTCAAACCCCACAATGTGACATCCACCATATATAATTTGGTTCAATTAGCAATTTTGGGTGGAGCTGCATGATTTTCTTTATTCTTGTATGTATAACTAACAAGAACTATATATAGGAGCAAAGTAACTAAAAGTTAATTCGTTGCCATGCctttccaaataaaaaagagaacaGGAGATATGCTCTTCTAAAAGCACTAAATGCGATAACAATCTTTACATATCCTTGTAAAACTTAGCTCAcacctaaatataaaatattttttttaatcaaaaattttaaattgtgtcATTTCTGTCAACTTGAAATATATTCATTTCAAACCTCATTGAAATTTGTTGTCCGCAATAATAGGGCCCAATCTAGGACCAACACAATTGGAgtctgaggaaaaaaaaatttagtgggacttctcttatttaaatactaattgtataatattatgttcttttttttttaatttaaaaaactgTTTTACTTTGCTTTTGAGATACAAAATTACCACTAattatgtttttgtaatttcctCGCTAATTCACTTAATATTTCTTGTGACATattctatctctttttttttttttttctttaatgagaAGAATGACATATTCTATCTTAAAtaggattttatcaattttaattttggataaCTACATGCAAATGTAACATATATATttagttaatattttatttttttcataacttaATGTGTTAATACTTAATTGGactattttcatttatttataaaatgtatttaaaaaattttaattctaaaaataaatctaactaATCAATATTAGAATAAATATTATGTCTGAGATGGTTAGTGTCTCTCTTGGTATTATTGGACTTCAAATATTGAACAATGAATCAGTAATGACTACTTTGTCTGGAAAACTATTAATtctattttcagttttgatagagagagagaaagagagagtaaattttttgagagatttaaaatttttactctCTTAATCTACAACAAACATATTAACAAGATGTGCAAcattaaaaaagtatatatttatatatttttaataaaattattcattacaatttttgagccttaattaaaaaatttacactaTAATATCGATAAACAAGGCATTTTATTTGCCAATAGAAAaggtcctcttttttttcttggtgagagactttaatttttatttatttattattatattctattttagGTGACTAACTTTGATTTGGGGGCTTAGGCGGTTGTCTAAATAGCTTAACGGTTTGagattttcaataattttagaATCTAACAAATTTGCAGTTGAGAGAGAAGACAATATAAAGAGGGCTGGGGGGAGGAGTCTTGGCCTGaggttttcttctttcttaacTTCTCTTTCTCTACCTTTTAAGTAAAAGGGCGAGTTTTTGAAGGAGAAGGAATTTCTccttcattattttgttttgttttgtttttagtttgtcttttttttcatGTGCCAATGGCATTTGTTGTAGTCTCTGttaattttcataattgaaTCAATTATAAGTTGAAGATTGCCCAACGTAGCTACAATGGCAACACCCAATGGAACTAACATGGCTTGCCCGGCACCGATGAAGGCAACATCAAATGGAGCGTTCCAAGGTGACGATCCACTGCATTTTGCGCTTCCTTTGCTAATTCTCCAGATATGTTTGGTCATAGTTCTTACCAGAGCGCTTGCATATATTCTTAAACCAATCAGACAACCTAGGGTCATTGCAGAGATCATTGTAAGTGTGTTGTTAAGATTATcacttaataatttaattacaaattatttttactatataacatatatcaatttaaaaaaaaaaaaaaaaaaattcaaccattaatttattatgttgttgaaaTCCACAAATATATAACGCAGGGAGGAGTATTACTTGGGCCGTCAGCAATAGGGCGGAGCAAGACATTTCTCCACAAGGTTTTCCCTACAAGGAGCATGACAGTCTTGGACACCATAGCCAACATTggcctcctcttcttcttgtttctgGTGGGTCTTGAGCTTGACATGCGTTCAATTCGTCGCACCGGGAGAAAGGCGTTGGGAATAGCCCTTGCGGGAATCAGCCTTCCCTTCATCCTTGGAATCGGGACATCCTTTGTTCTTCGTTCCACCATATCTAAAGGAGTATCCAGAGCCCCATTCCTGGTCTTCATGGGCGTTGCAATGTCAATCACTGCATTTCCTGTCCTAGCACGTATCCTAGCTGAGCTCAAACTTCTCACCACTGACATTGGCCGCATTGCTATGTCAGCTGCTGCTGTAAACGACGTTGCTGCATGGGTACTTCTTGCACTTGCCATTGCTATTTCGGGCTCGGACGACTCTCCAGTCATTGCCCTTTGGGTTCTACTCTGTGGTGTTGCCTTTTTAATCgttgctttctttgttttaagACCCGGACTCGCCTTAATGGCTCGTCGCTCTCTTGAGGGTGAGCCTGTGAAGGAGATCCACATATGCATCACATTGTCACTTGTATTGGCTGCTAGTTTTATCACGGACACTATTGGCATACACGCACTTTTTGGGGCTTTTGTGGTGGGAATTTTGGTACCAAAGGAAGGCCCTTTTGCTGGGATACTTATAGAGAAGATTGAGGATCTTGTATCAGGATTGTTCTTGCCACTCTACTTCGTCTCCAGTGGGCTTAAGACCAATGTTGCAACCATAAGTGGAGCGACTTCGTGGGGTTTGCTAGTACTTGTTATATGCACCGCATGTATTGGGAAGATCGTTGGAACATTCATTGTTTCACGATTATGTAAGGTGCCTTTAAGGGAATCTTTGGCTCTCGCATTTCTTATGAACACCAAGGGTTTGGTAGAGCTCATTGTCCTCAACATTGGGAAGGACCGAAAGGTACGTACATTAACCTTAATTTTAGTCCTAGAATTCTCTAATCAAGAaatgtgtttctttctttctattaaaATAGATCACTTTTGCCAAAAGTCTTGTTGTTCAATTGGCTTCTCCCCATGCACAAAATGCTTGGGAGTTAGGGGTGGAGAAATTCAAGTTATATGATTAGCAACATATTGATGTAACATAAATATTGATGTAATATgctttttaactttcaattaaaaatagaGGATAATATTTGAAAACTAGTACTTTCTTCTTTCCATATTATACATCCTCATTTGATTTTACTAACTGAAATAATAAccactttgaaaatttaattaacataATTTGATAGCTCTTTAAACTTATCCCTAgctttatttgaaaattcatacatttttctaaaatagacaACTAATAGATTTAAATTCACTAAGGATAAGCTAAGCACTATgtccctttgatgcacggattgataaaaataatatttaaactaAAGAATGCATTTCTTTAATACAATCGAAATTAAACTATAAAATAGAAGATAGCacaaacaaaagaacaaaaaataaagtgatACTAAACACATCAATTGTCACACTAATTTATAACATTTCTTTTAGTAAAATTAGTAATAAGTAACTTTAATATTTTCcaattgtaaatttatttgtGTATTAAACTTGCTACTACCAACcatttggttttggttttgtcaCATACTCTGCAGGTGCTGAACGATCAGACATTTGCTATCATGGTTCTAATGGCGTTGTTCACCACCTTCATCACCACCCCAATCGTCACGGCTGTTTATAAGCCAGCTCGAAAGGCAGCCCCTTACAAGCACCGTACT
It encodes:
- the LOC142623779 gene encoding cation/H(+) antiporter 19 is translated as MATPNGTNMACPAPMKATSNGAFQGDDPLHFALPLLILQICLVIVLTRALAYILKPIRQPRVIAEIIGGVLLGPSAIGRSKTFLHKVFPTRSMTVLDTIANIGLLFFLFLVGLELDMRSIRRTGRKALGIALAGISLPFILGIGTSFVLRSTISKGVSRAPFLVFMGVAMSITAFPVLARILAELKLLTTDIGRIAMSAAAVNDVAAWVLLALAIAISGSDDSPVIALWVLLCGVAFLIVAFFVLRPGLALMARRSLEGEPVKEIHICITLSLVLAASFITDTIGIHALFGAFVVGILVPKEGPFAGILIEKIEDLVSGLFLPLYFVSSGLKTNVATISGATSWGLLVLVICTACIGKIVGTFIVSRLCKVPLRESLALAFLMNTKGLVELIVLNIGKDRKVLNDQTFAIMVLMALFTTFITTPIVTAVYKPARKAAPYKHRTVKRKDVDTEFRILACFHSTRNIPTIINIIESSRGTRRQKLCVYAIHLMELSERSSAISMIHKARSNGLPFWNKKHENKDQMVIAFEAYRQLSSVIVRPMTAISAFSNIHEDICTSAAQKRVAIILIPFHKHQRLDGTMESLGHSFHLVNQRVLRHAPCSVGILVDRGFGGTTQVSASNVSYKIVVPFFGGPDDREALAYGMRMAEHPGILLNVIRFVPSPGKSLKFDKSVIEDNVDHEEDELMLSEFKSTNSNKEKESSNLYEEMLVENKAEVVDALKALNKYNLFLVGRMAPTVPLVNKTDCPELGPVGSFLASSEFSTTASVLVVQQYNPSANLHPLVEEQAYYGETSSRPDSPHGVPPV